The following proteins are encoded in a genomic region of Arcobacter cloacae:
- the infB gene encoding translation initiation factor IF-2: MSDKVRVYEIAEEAGASSQDVIAKAKDLGIELKSPQSAVSYEEAEEITKYIMTGKSSKLPSKSPSKAKKIVKKEETIVESKNDDIVVEEKVKVETKQPEIENEVKKPELKKVVISKPVLKTPSKVEEENTEKPDLNSDNPNKIVPKRRGLVIIKKKKPKEELATYTSNNTIDNDSQSKKQMKSLSEILGGTEDEDRSGTKNNQNLSEEAKRSKAKKEKKKTTVKAQAHGKKLEVDREYSDDFSSSTDSLLGEEVVLLDMDLGDTFKIFDEPKPQNPAKQSRSSRPAAFGNAPQGLKRGKRKKRISRTQESVEITEVTIPEDIRVYEFAEACGKSPAEVITVLFSLGMMVTKNDFLKQDELEILGEEFGIEVTVKDALEDVNYVEDYLGEDIDESSFVTRPPVVTIMGHVDHGKTSLLDKIRSSKIASGEAGGITQHISSYTVTKNGQKITFVDTPGHAAFSAMRARGANVTDIIIIVVAADDGVKQQTEEVISHAKASGCPIIVAMNKMDKESANPDMVKAQMAERELTPVDWGGDTEFIPVSAKTGDGIEDLLENILIQSELLELKADPTAKAKATVIESSLEKGRGPVATIIVQNGTLRIGDNIVCDTTFGRVKAITDDSGKPVKELGLSETGTVLGLNDVPTTGSFMVAMDSDKEVRDIATTRAEHARAKELSKSTKVSLEEMSGLIAEGKIKQLPVIIKADVGGSLEAIKGSLEKIANDEVKVKVIHAAVGGITESDLVLAGASDGCIILGFNVRPTGSVKAKAKADGVTINTYSIIYDLIDDVKDALSGMMSAVIREENTGQAEVRDTFVVPKVGTVAGCLVTDGKVIRGGHARIIRDGVVTYTGKISSLKRFKDDVKEVANGYECGIMFEKFNDIKVGDFIETFIQIEEKVSVDN; encoded by the coding sequence ATGTCAGATAAAGTAAGAGTTTATGAAATTGCAGAAGAAGCGGGAGCAAGTAGCCAAGATGTTATTGCAAAAGCAAAAGATTTAGGAATAGAGCTTAAGTCACCGCAAAGTGCAGTATCATATGAAGAAGCAGAAGAGATTACAAAATATATTATGACTGGAAAAAGTTCAAAATTACCTAGTAAATCACCTTCAAAAGCTAAAAAAATAGTAAAAAAAGAAGAAACAATAGTTGAATCTAAAAATGATGATATAGTTGTAGAAGAAAAAGTAAAAGTAGAAACAAAACAGCCAGAAATAGAGAATGAAGTTAAAAAACCAGAATTAAAAAAAGTTGTAATATCAAAACCTGTTTTAAAAACTCCTTCAAAAGTTGAAGAAGAAAACACTGAAAAACCTGACTTAAATAGTGATAATCCTAATAAAATAGTACCAAAAAGAAGAGGTTTGGTAATTATTAAGAAGAAAAAACCTAAAGAAGAATTAGCTACTTATACATCAAATAATACAATAGATAATGATTCACAATCTAAAAAGCAGATGAAATCACTTAGTGAAATATTAGGTGGGACAGAAGATGAAGATAGAAGTGGAACAAAAAATAATCAAAATCTTTCTGAAGAAGCAAAAAGAAGCAAAGCGAAAAAAGAGAAGAAAAAAACTACAGTAAAAGCTCAAGCACATGGTAAAAAACTTGAAGTTGATAGAGAATACTCTGATGACTTTTCAAGCTCTACAGATTCATTATTGGGTGAAGAGGTAGTTTTATTAGATATGGATTTGGGTGATACATTTAAAATTTTTGATGAACCAAAACCTCAAAACCCTGCAAAACAATCAAGAAGTTCAAGACCAGCGGCGTTTGGTAATGCACCTCAAGGGTTAAAAAGAGGGAAAAGAAAGAAAAGAATTTCTAGAACTCAAGAAAGTGTAGAGATTACTGAAGTAACTATTCCTGAAGATATTAGAGTTTATGAATTTGCAGAAGCTTGTGGAAAATCACCAGCTGAAGTAATTACTGTATTATTTAGTTTAGGAATGATGGTTACTAAAAATGACTTTTTGAAACAAGATGAATTAGAAATCCTTGGAGAAGAGTTTGGTATTGAAGTAACTGTAAAAGATGCTTTAGAAGATGTGAATTATGTTGAAGATTATTTAGGTGAAGATATTGATGAATCATCTTTTGTGACAAGACCTCCTGTTGTAACAATTATGGGACACGTTGATCATGGTAAAACATCTTTATTAGATAAAATAAGAAGTTCAAAAATAGCATCTGGTGAAGCAGGTGGTATTACACAACATATTTCATCTTACACAGTTACAAAAAATGGTCAAAAAATCACTTTTGTAGATACTCCTGGACATGCTGCTTTCTCTGCTATGAGAGCTAGAGGTGCAAATGTTACGGATATTATTATCATTGTAGTTGCTGCTGATGATGGGGTTAAACAACAAACAGAAGAGGTTATTTCTCATGCAAAAGCAAGTGGTTGTCCAATTATTGTTGCAATGAATAAAATGGATAAAGAGAGTGCAAACCCTGATATGGTAAAAGCTCAAATGGCAGAAAGAGAATTAACTCCTGTTGATTGGGGTGGAGATACAGAATTTATTCCAGTTTCTGCAAAAACAGGTGATGGAATTGAAGATTTATTAGAAAATATTTTAATTCAATCAGAATTATTAGAATTAAAAGCTGATCCAACTGCTAAAGCTAAAGCTACGGTTATTGAATCATCACTAGAAAAAGGAAGAGGTCCAGTTGCAACAATAATTGTTCAAAATGGTACTTTAAGAATAGGTGATAATATTGTTTGTGATACTACTTTTGGTAGAGTAAAAGCAATTACTGATGATAGTGGAAAACCAGTAAAAGAGTTGGGACTTTCTGAGACAGGTACTGTTTTAGGTCTTAATGATGTTCCTACTACAGGTTCATTTATGGTTGCAATGGATTCAGACAAAGAAGTTAGAGATATTGCTACAACAAGAGCTGAGCATGCACGTGCTAAAGAGTTATCTAAATCTACAAAAGTTTCATTAGAAGAGATGAGTGGATTAATCGCTGAGGGGAAAATTAAACAATTACCAGTAATTATCAAAGCAGATGTTGGTGGTTCACTTGAAGCTATCAAAGGTTCATTAGAAAAAATTGCAAATGATGAAGTAAAAGTAAAAGTTATCCATGCAGCTGTAGGTGGAATTACTGAGTCTGATTTAGTTCTTGCAGGTGCGTCTGATGGATGTATAATTTTAGGATTTAATGTAAGACCAACTGGTTCAGTAAAAGCAAAAGCAAAAGCTGATGGTGTAACTATTAACACTTATTCTATTATTTATGATTTAATTGATGATGTAAAAGATGCTTTATCTGGAATGATGAGTGCTGTTATTAGAGAAGAGAATACAGGACAAGCTGAAGTTAGAGATACATTTGTTGTTCCAAAAGTTGGAACAGTAGCAGGATGTTTAGTAACAGATGGAAAAGTTATTCGTGGTGGTCATGCAAGAATCATCAGAGATGGTGTTGTTACATATACAGGTAAAATTTCATCATTAAAAAGATTTAAAGATGATGTTAAAGAAGTTGCAAACGGTTATGAGTGTGGAATTATGTTTGAGAAATTCAACGATATTAAAGTTGGAGATTTTATTGAAACATTTATTCAAATTGAAGAGAAAGTTTCAGTAGATAACTAA
- a CDS encoding DUF448 domain-containing protein, producing the protein MANLKKILRTCIICKGKFEQKELLRLKCKDKKLSFYDNSGRSFYLCQGCLSSLEKDMNLKEFNKIEKSLCKECKNKDKYVTQLKEMLTDVR; encoded by the coding sequence TTGGCTAATTTAAAAAAAATCTTAAGAACTTGTATTATTTGCAAGGGTAAATTTGAACAAAAAGAGTTATTAAGATTAAAATGTAAAGATAAAAAGTTGTCTTTTTATGACAATAGTGGAAGAAGTTTCTATCTTTGTCAAGGTTGTTTATCTTCTCTTGAAAAAGATATGAATTTAAAAGAATTTAACAAAATCGAAAAATCACTTTGTAAAGAGTGTAAAAATAAAGATAAGTATGTTACCCAACTTAAGGAGATGCTAACAGATGTCAGATAA
- the thrB gene encoding homoserine kinase: MKVSVPATSANLGPGFDCLGLAISMKNQVIIRPSKFHSVSLKGEGSNNPALKDNNMFISIFNDFYHNLSHKKRFFRFEFQNEIPLSRGLGSSSAVIVSAIASAYAIEGIKLEKDKLLNLALAYESHPDNITPAVMGGFNVACVQENEVKYIRKEIPKTLKAVVVVPNRAISTQLSRKTLPFKYSKEDTIFNISHSSLLTAAFMAEDWDMLKLASNDQVHQKYRMKQMPELFDVQKTALKEGALMSTLSGSGSTLFSMAHTDDSKNLEKALKLRFPHFRVFTVDFDNTGVRIEI; encoded by the coding sequence ATGAAAGTAAGCGTTCCAGCTACTAGTGCAAATTTGGGACCAGGATTTGATTGTCTTGGTCTTGCAATATCGATGAAAAATCAAGTAATAATTAGACCATCAAAATTCCATAGTGTATCTTTAAAAGGGGAAGGTTCTAACAATCCTGCTTTAAAAGATAACAATATGTTTATCTCTATTTTTAATGATTTTTATCACAATTTATCTCACAAAAAAAGATTTTTTAGATTTGAGTTTCAAAATGAAATCCCTTTATCAAGAGGTTTAGGAAGTTCATCTGCTGTTATTGTTTCAGCAATTGCAAGTGCTTATGCAATTGAGGGGATAAAATTAGAAAAAGATAAATTACTTAATTTAGCTTTAGCATATGAGAGTCACCCTGATAATATAACACCTGCTGTTATGGGCGGATTTAATGTTGCTTGTGTTCAAGAAAATGAAGTTAAATATATTAGAAAAGAGATACCAAAGACTTTAAAAGCAGTTGTAGTGGTACCAAATAGAGCTATTTCAACTCAATTATCAAGAAAAACTTTGCCTTTTAAATACTCAAAAGAGGATACGATTTTTAATATTTCACACTCTTCTTTATTGACTGCTGCTTTTATGGCTGAAGATTGGGATATGTTAAAACTTGCATCAAATGATCAAGTTCATCAAAAATATAGAATGAAACAAATGCCTGAACTTTTTGATGTTCAAAAAACTGCTTTAAAAGAAGGGGCTTTGATGAGTACTTTATCGGGTTCAGGATCAACTCTTTTTTCTATGGCTCATACAGATGATAGTAAAAATTTGGAAAAAGCCTTAAAGCTTAGATTTCCTCATTTTAGAGTTTTTACAGTTGATTTTGATAATACTGGTGTGAGAATAGAAATTTGA
- the lpxC gene encoding UDP-3-O-acyl-N-acetylglucosamine deacetylase, giving the protein MKQRTLANEVEIVGIGLHKGVPVKMRLEPLDSDMGIVFYRSDAGVTIPLKKEFVVDTKMATVIGKDGVVISTIEHLLSAVYAYGIDNLRIVIDNDEVPVLDGSSSGYCMLIEEAGIKELDKSKKAIKVKKMVEVTTPDGKRVCLKPSNRIVYDFEIDFEHPAIGKQNFHFDYSIEEYKENISRARTFGFLHEVQYLRSIGLAQGGSMENAIVLDQTKVLNPEGLRYDDEFVRHKILDAIGDMALLEYTMVGEYDAIAGSHHLNHLLTKKLYEDESNYEIIDLEEASEQAVMFEMAYAKA; this is encoded by the coding sequence ATGAAACAAAGAACATTAGCAAATGAAGTAGAAATTGTAGGAATTGGATTACACAAAGGTGTTCCTGTAAAAATGAGACTTGAACCACTTGATAGTGATATGGGTATAGTTTTTTACAGAAGTGATGCAGGAGTTACGATTCCATTAAAAAAAGAGTTTGTAGTAGATACGAAGATGGCAACTGTTATTGGAAAAGATGGAGTAGTAATTTCTACAATAGAGCATCTTTTATCTGCTGTATATGCCTATGGAATAGATAATCTAAGAATTGTAATAGATAATGATGAGGTTCCTGTTCTTGATGGGAGTTCTTCTGGTTATTGTATGTTAATAGAAGAAGCAGGAATTAAAGAACTAGATAAAAGTAAAAAAGCTATCAAAGTTAAAAAAATGGTTGAAGTTACGACACCAGATGGAAAAAGAGTTTGTTTAAAGCCATCAAATAGAATAGTATATGATTTTGAAATAGATTTTGAACATCCTGCGATTGGAAAACAAAACTTTCACTTTGATTATTCTATTGAAGAGTATAAAGAAAATATTAGTCGTGCTAGAACATTTGGATTTTTACATGAAGTTCAATATTTAAGAAGTATTGGCTTAGCACAAGGTGGAAGTATGGAAAATGCGATTGTGCTTGATCAAACAAAAGTTTTAAATCCTGAAGGTTTAAGATATGATGATGAATTTGTAAGACATAAAATATTAGATGCAATCGGAGATATGGCTCTTTTAGAATATACAATGGTTGGAGAATATGATGCAATTGCAGGTAGCCATCATTTAAATCATTTATTAACAAAAAAACTATATGAAGATGAATCAAATTATGAGATTATAGATTTAGAAGAGGCTAGTGAACAAGCTGTTATGTTTGAAATGGCATATGCAAAAGCTTAA
- a CDS encoding M23 family metallopeptidase, producing MKFTSSKNSIKGLLVYVILFVLVGIVGFVFLSSTFERNAPKISMNEEIYWNLQKPINVVISDDVGIKSYDFTFVDGEKQVKLESKIVAQQKGTIELEIFPPAFGELYKPNSGIIQAQVFDSSKWNFFRGNEALKKSKIIIDKRSPIANVIANSYLLRQGGSGIVVVEIIDENLKDYYITFNDEEVFELFPFYKENFYISIIAWPVEKKEFKRVNLVAIDMAGNKTVTKVPYYIKSFKEKVDNIKISDDFVNNVSRQVLENSDMTVPNNVVDIFVKANRELREKNVKTIKDVVMKNIQESGKINFDVKPFVRLPNSATFAQYGERRHYFYGEEKIDEAWHLGMDWASVKRAEINITNPGKVIFKDYLGIYGDSIIVDHGLGLGSLYAHMSSATVEVGDELNRGQLIGNTGATGAVFGDHLHFGMLVQGIEVNPNEWLDHEWIKVNLNKTMNDAIKIINGNNK from the coding sequence TTGAAGTTTACAAGTAGTAAAAATAGTATTAAAGGATTACTAGTATATGTAATTTTGTTTGTATTGGTTGGTATTGTTGGTTTTGTATTTTTATCTTCAACTTTTGAAAGAAATGCACCTAAAATTTCTATGAATGAAGAGATTTATTGGAATTTGCAAAAGCCAATAAATGTTGTTATATCTGATGATGTAGGAATAAAATCTTATGATTTTACATTTGTAGATGGTGAAAAACAAGTTAAATTAGAGAGTAAAATAGTAGCTCAACAAAAAGGAACTATTGAACTTGAAATATTCCCACCTGCTTTTGGTGAATTATATAAACCAAATAGTGGAATTATTCAAGCACAAGTATTTGATAGTAGTAAGTGGAATTTTTTTAGAGGTAATGAAGCTTTAAAAAAATCTAAAATTATTATAGATAAAAGAAGCCCTATTGCAAATGTAATAGCTAATTCTTACTTATTAAGACAAGGTGGAAGTGGTATTGTAGTTGTTGAAATAATTGATGAAAATTTAAAAGATTACTATATAACTTTTAATGATGAAGAAGTTTTTGAACTTTTCCCTTTTTATAAAGAGAATTTTTACATCTCAATTATAGCTTGGCCTGTTGAGAAAAAAGAGTTTAAAAGGGTTAATTTAGTAGCTATTGATATGGCTGGAAATAAAACAGTTACAAAAGTTCCTTATTATATAAAAAGTTTCAAAGAGAAAGTTGATAATATAAAAATTTCTGATGATTTTGTAAACAATGTAAGTAGACAAGTTTTAGAAAATAGTGATATGACAGTTCCAAATAATGTAGTTGATATTTTTGTAAAAGCAAATAGGGAATTAAGAGAAAAAAATGTTAAAACTATAAAAGATGTAGTTATGAAAAATATTCAAGAAAGCGGTAAAATAAACTTTGATGTTAAACCATTTGTTAGACTTCCAAATTCTGCAACTTTTGCGCAATATGGAGAGAGAAGACACTATTTTTATGGTGAAGAAAAAATAGATGAGGCTTGGCATTTAGGAATGGACTGGGCAAGTGTTAAAAGAGCTGAAATTAATATCACAAATCCAGGAAAAGTTATATTTAAAGACTATTTGGGAATTTATGGTGATTCTATTATTGTTGACCATGGTTTAGGATTGGGGTCTTTATATGCTCATATGAGTAGTGCAACTGTTGAAGTTGGAGATGAACTAAATAGAGGACAATTAATTGGAAATACAGGTGCAACTGGTGCTGTATTTGGAGATCATCTTCATTTTGGAATGTTAGTTCAAGGAATAGAAGTAAATCCTAATGAGTGGTTAGACCATGAATGGATAAAAGTTAATTTAAATAAAACAATGAATGATGCTATTAAAATTATTAATGGAAATAATAAATGA
- a CDS encoding DHH family phosphoesterase, with translation MKKDFITNNKVDMAEYTKALQLIEKSRYILIITHVNPDPDSIGSALALSNLFYENRIKHKVFNISSDLPQNLDFIPRFDKITDQLPPFFDLAISVDCGTYKRLGFELDPSIPLINFDHHQSNEGFGTVNIVDPMKSSTAELVFEFFKHNGLYITKNSATALYVGIYDDTLAFSLSRCDEITFEKINFLVECGASPSDIANKLLRRDSLAKYRIIPKVLDSLELYKEGEVATIFAKEEWFKQTGAHSRDCEDALDMVMSIAVVRIAFFVRVVNGTSRVSLRSKGKIDVSSIAGHFGGGGHFNAAGCTLDILDVEEVKKIVLKEILEVYK, from the coding sequence ATGAAAAAAGATTTTATTACAAATAATAAAGTTGATATGGCTGAATATACAAAAGCTTTGCAACTTATAGAAAAAAGTAGATATATACTAATCATCACTCATGTAAATCCTGATCCTGATTCTATCGGTTCTGCATTAGCTTTATCAAATTTATTTTATGAAAATAGAATAAAACATAAAGTTTTTAATATAAGTAGTGATTTACCACAGAATCTGGATTTTATTCCAAGATTTGATAAAATAACTGATCAATTGCCACCTTTTTTTGATTTGGCGATTAGTGTTGATTGTGGAACTTATAAAAGATTGGGGTTTGAACTTGATCCTTCAATCCCTCTTATAAATTTTGACCATCATCAATCAAATGAAGGTTTTGGAACAGTTAATATAGTTGATCCTATGAAAAGTTCAACTGCTGAGTTGGTATTTGAATTTTTTAAACATAATGGTTTATATATCACAAAAAATTCAGCTACTGCACTTTATGTTGGTATTTATGATGATACTTTGGCTTTTTCATTGAGTCGATGTGATGAAATCACTTTTGAAAAAATCAACTTTTTAGTTGAATGTGGAGCGAGTCCTTCTGATATTGCAAATAAGCTTTTAAGAAGAGATTCCTTAGCAAAATATAGAATTATTCCAAAGGTTTTAGATAGTTTAGAACTATATAAAGAGGGAGAAGTAGCAACAATATTTGCAAAAGAAGAGTGGTTTAAGCAAACAGGAGCTCATAGTAGAGATTGCGAAGATGCTTTGGATATGGTTATGAGTATTGCTGTTGTTAGAATTGCGTTTTTTGTAAGAGTTGTAAATGGAACATCAAGGGTATCTTTACGTTCAAAGGGTAAAATTGATGTATCTTCAATAGCAGGTCATTTTGGTGGCGGTGGGCATTTTAATGCTGCTGGTTGTACACTTGATATACTTGATGTTGAAGAAGTAAAAAAAATAGTATTAAAGGAAATTCTTGAAGTTTACAAGTAG